CACAGCATGGGGATCATGCACAGGGATGTCAAACCCCACAACGTCATGATAGACCACCAACAGAAAAAGGTATTGTGGCACCAGGGCTTACAAGTACGGTTTTTCCAGGGAAACTTGAAATTCTGACACCTCTGTACCCATAGCCTGGGCAGCTGTACTTACCCCTTTAACCTTTCTTTACCGGCTTCCCTCCGCTCGTGCCAGCATTAGGAGATGGCCAAAGTCCCACTGGGGAGCACTACAGTGGGAGCCCACGGCTTGGAGGTTGCTcttctccctgcagccacccatGCTGGGTTTCTTTGCTTAGAAGATGAGGCCTGGGCTGTTAATCTCCACCTGGGGAGGTGTGGCAGTAGGGAACAGAAGGGTGGCCTTGTCTGAAATACACGTGGATATTTTTACCTAGGGAACATAAGCTCCTCCTGTGGTACAGCCTGCTTGTCCCGCAGTGGCTTTCTCACTTCTGGGGTGTGCTAGTTGGGTCACAGAAAACTTTTGTACCCAACTTGCTATCATGGAAatgggcagcacagggagctgcccccagccccatcgTGGTACTTGTACCTCATCAGGTGCTGTGCGTCCCTGTCTCCCCGGGCACCTGGGATCTGCAGCAGCAAATTGGTTGCTGGTCCATAGGTCCCTGCCTGTCGGTCAGCGGTGGCTGTACAAGCAAGGTTTATAAGGAGGGGGAAATCTCTTACTACAACTGCTGTCCTTCAGTAACATGGCAGGTCATCCATCCCTGTGGCTGTGGACAAGATGGTCTGCCTTGCAGAACGTGGTGGGCCCCCCCTCCCGCCTCATTTCCTGCTCTCAGCCTCCAGTTAAAAGGAACACTGCCTTTGGCCCAGCCCCTCTAAGCAGTGGGATAAGACAACTGGCTTTTGCCTGTTTCCTAGTATACGATGACCTGTCCGCTGTGGCTGGTGGCACTGGTTAAGGACCCAGTTGCCCAGCAGTAACAGTGTGCTTGGACTCGGGAGGCAGAGGAGCTCCCTAAGCTGGGCTTTGCCCCACCAGCTGGTGATAAGGAGAAGACCCTGATCAGAGTGCTGCTGAGAGCATCTTCTGTCCTCGGTGCACCTCCCTGCATCCCAAGCTCCATGCTTGGGATTCAATCACGGGATCGAGAGGTTTGGCCAATGTGGCTTCAGCCTAACCGGCTCCTGACTTTGTGTCTCTTTATTGCATGTTCAGCTGCGGCTCATAGACTGGGGTCTAGCCGAATTCTACCATCCAGCTCAGGAATACAATGTCCGTGTGGCCTCTAGGTACTTCAAAGGACCGGAGCTCCTTGTGGACTACCAAGTAAGAGTCTGCTTCCTCCTTGCTAGCCAGTGATACCACTTGTGGTTGCACTTTGGCCACCTTTGGGTTGTCTGGTTTTGCCTCCCAGGGCATTGCCTAGGCTGGAAGGAGGCTGGCTGTGAAGTGAAAAGGCTGAGGTTGCCTGTGTGGCTGGGGAACCAGGCTGTAGTGAGCATGCCTTTCCTGACagcttctcctttttcccctcagatGTATGACTACAGCTTAGACATGTGGAGCTTAGGCTGTATGCTGGCAAGCATGATCTTCCGAAAGGAGCCCTTCTTCCACGGCCAGGACAATTATGATCAAGTAAAGACTTTGCTACCTGGCTTACTTCATGAGACATTTGTCGCTGCCTCATCTCTGCGTGTATAGGGGGGAGGTTCTGGGGACTGGACCACCAGGCTGGGAGGATGTTGCTATGTGCTTAGTTAAGTCATCTGGGATTATGCTTCACTGCCTTGTGTAGGAGACTTGTTTTCTGCACATGTTGCAAAAACACGTTTCAAGCGAGATATTCCTTCCATCTGGGATGTTCCCAGGAGGGCTCTTAGAtttgggcagctctgcctgtgcagaAGAGTGGTGGCCTGCCCTTCTGCTCTCTCTCAACATGCCTTTTGTTTCAGCTGGTTCGCATCGCAAAGGTCCTGGGCACAGATGAGCTGTATGGGTATCTCAAGAAATACCACATAGAACTGGACCCACACTTCAATGATATCCTGGGCCAGTAAGTAGAGAagtgctgccttttttccttgtaaCACAGAGAGGGAGATAAGCAGGTGTCCGTCCCCTTGAAGGACTCTCAACAAGGGCCTGCTTTGATCTTCTGAGTCACAGTGCTGCTTGCAGATCTCCCATCTGGCTGCTGATGGCATCTCAGGAGGTCGCTGAAGTGCAGGCTCTTTGCCTTTGTCTCTCCCGGGAGCCACAAGCcatctgctgtttcttccttctcctgctcATTGACATCTTAGAAGTGGGAGATGTAGACACTGGAGTTGAGTGTGGCCTGAGGGGCTCAAAATCTCCCAGTTGAGATTTCTGAAAAGGACTGGAGGTGGATGGGATAGTGAGGACAGCTTCTGTGAGGCTGGCTGGCTAGCCAGAGCACTTCTGGTCCCAAGGGTGTcaccctgcctgctgcatgCTGTTGTCTCATGCCTGTAAACAGAAGGGAATGTGCAATATTGTGcctttcccaggcacagagcatCCTCACAACTGTGTACCTAAAGAATGGGGTTTTACCCCTTGGGCAAGTGCTGGCTGAGCAGTAGCTTGTGCCaggaagagctgcaggcagTCTGTCACAGCCGTCCCTTTTCAGAAGCGGATAGTGGCGGGTGATTCTCCTGGGACCTCTGGGTACCGTTGTGCAGGTCAGAGCTGGGCAGTGAGAGCTGGTCCCTTTGCAGGCATTCCCGGAAGCGCTGGGAGAACTTCATCCACAGTGAGAACAGACACCTGGTCAGTCCTGAAGTCCTAGACCTCCTGGACAAGCTCCTGCGATATGACCATCAACAAAGGTTGACTGCGAAGGAGGCGATGGAGCACCCCTATTTCTGTGAGTGTGGAGAAGCTGGGGCCAGCTTGGATGGAGAGGGGTCTTGGGTTCTGGGGGAAAATTTGGGCTCCCTGCTCTGTGAAAGCCTTAGCAGCTCTGTGGGCTTTGAGGGCAGTTTCTTTGGAAGTGTTTGCCAGGGTGGAGCTTCCACtttattaaaatgctgtttcccCTTCCTGCTTGGTTTGTGTCTCCTCCAGATCCAGTGGTGAAGGAGcagtcccagcccagctctgaaaACGCTGTGCTCTCCAGTGGCCTGACAACAGCGCGATGAAGACTGGAAAACGACGGGTAATTCAAGatgtttacaaataaaagcaaaaccttcGGTCACACAGTGAAGGGAAAAGAACCAAGGacaccccccttcccctcccctttatACTCAGCAGAAATCTAAccttggggggtg
This sequence is a window from Falco peregrinus isolate bFalPer1 chromosome 14, bFalPer1.pri, whole genome shotgun sequence. Protein-coding genes within it:
- the CSNK2A2 gene encoding casein kinase II subunit alpha' isoform X2, which gives rise to MSPFARELGTQLFSFEHQLPTLSLAHLPAGVQPCSELRPTETVPSVSQRPGDAVKKKKIKREVKILENLRGGTNIINLIDTVKDPVSKTPALVFEYINNTDFKQLYQILTDFDIRFYMYELLKALDYCHSMGIMHRDVKPHNVMIDHQQKKLRLIDWGLAEFYHPAQEYNVRVASRYFKGPELLVDYQMYDYSLDMWSLGCMLASMIFRKEPFFHGQDNYDQLVRIAKVLGTDELYGYLKKYHIELDPHFNDILGQHSRKRWENFIHSENRHLVSPEVLDLLDKLLRYDHQQRLTAKEAMEHPYFYPVVKEQSQPSSENAVLSSGLTTAR
- the CSNK2A2 gene encoding casein kinase II subunit alpha' isoform X3, which codes for MYELLKALDYCHSMGIMHRDVKPHNVMIDHQQKKLRLIDWGLAEFYHPAQEYNVRVASRYFKGPELLVDYQMYDYSLDMWSLGCMLASMIFRKEPFFHGQDNYDQLVRIAKVLGTDELYGYLKKYHIELDPHFNDILGQHSRKRWENFIHSENRHLVSPEVLDLLDKLLRYDHQQRLTAKEAMEHPYFYPVVKEQSQPSSENAVLSSGLTTAR
- the CSNK2A2 gene encoding casein kinase II subunit alpha' isoform X1, with product MPGPAAGSRARVYAEVNSLRSREYWDYEAHVPSWGNQDDYQLVRKLGRGKYSEVFEAINITNNERVVVKILKPVKKKKIKREVKILENLRGGTNIINLIDTVKDPVSKTPALVFEYINNTDFKQLYQILTDFDIRFYMYELLKALDYCHSMGIMHRDVKPHNVMIDHQQKKLRLIDWGLAEFYHPAQEYNVRVASRYFKGPELLVDYQMYDYSLDMWSLGCMLASMIFRKEPFFHGQDNYDQLVRIAKVLGTDELYGYLKKYHIELDPHFNDILGQHSRKRWENFIHSENRHLVSPEVLDLLDKLLRYDHQQRLTAKEAMEHPYFYPVVKEQSQPSSENAVLSSGLTTAR